gaatgaacaaaTGGCCTTGCAGTGATAAGGATCAAAAGTAGACAACAGGAGGAGTTAGTTGAGGGTTATTTAATACCAGCGTAGGTGACCATGGAGGTTTGTAAATTCTCCTTTAGAGGCCTAAGGGCTCAAGAGTGATTCTTAGGTGCCTGGGCTAAGGTTAGGGGTAGTGGTGTCAGAAGCTTCCGGAACTCTACCATTATTATGGGGCAGGACAGAGCCCTTCTACTTTTTCTTACTGCGTCACGGGCCAGGATCTTCCTCAAGAAAATGCCCTCCGTCTGGGAAAGCCTGAAGGAGCGAGGCGTGGACGTGGCCAGGCTGGGTGCTGAGTGGAGCCAGCTCACCAAGACACTCTCCTTTGGCAACCGCACCTCCCCCGTGGTGCTCACCAACTACCTGGATGTGAGTGCCCAGCTCGGTCCCTTGGCCCCCAGCACCtgccctctcctttttctctcgGGCCTAAGGCTTTCTTTGCCCTTTTTGAGCACCTCACGAaattcccatttcacagctggAAAGCCTGAGGCACAGAGGGCAGGAAGGAGCCCAGAGGCAGGGTCAGGTTTGGAACTTAGGAATCCAGGCTCTGGGCCCCAAGCCCAGGTGccaggggtgggcaggaggggtgTATGACCTCAGATGCAGGTTTCTGTGACCAGGCTCAGTGCAGCTTGACTACATACTGCATCAGTGGTTCCTTAAGGCTTGGGGCACCTTCCTGCTTCATTTGCAGTACTTTTATTTTGCCCTCTTGTCTCATCGAGCCTCCCACTTCCTGGGAATTCATAAGACAGTGCTAagcctcccaccccatccctgctGGAAAATGGAAGCCCAGAGAGCCTGCATGATCTGCCTCATCCAGCCCCAAGTGCCAAGGGGGTATCAGGCAAGACCCCAAGTCCCAAGGCTCCCCGAGTCCCTCAAGCCACCTCTTTCGTTTCATCCCTGCAGACCCAGTACTATGGTGAGATCGGCATTGGCACCCCACCACAGACCTTCAAAGTCATCTTTGACACGGGCTCAGCCAACCTCTGGGTGCCCTCCACCAAGTGCAGCCCTCTCTACACGGCCTGTGGTGAGACCCGGGGTGCCTCCTCAAAGCCCCTGCCCTGTCATGCTTGGGCAGTCCCACCTCACACCCAGTTAAATCCCTCCTGCTACCACTTGAGCTGCTACCTCTCCGCCTCTGCTCCCACTGCCcctgagaagagagaagaaaatgtccCCCATTTTTCTTATATGGCcaccaaggtaaaaaaaaaaaaaaaaaaggcaggctcCAGGAGCCCCCAGCCCACCCAGAAAGCCATTTGTCACTCCTCCTGAGATTGGGAGAGGACTGAATTCTCAGACCCATCCCAGGCTCCTGGGCTCTGCCGTCCTTACCCTCCATGaacttactgaatgcttactgtgACCAGAATCTTCTCCCCACCCTAGTGTTAgcaattactttaaaatacttcactTGAGACAAAATTCTCAGAGACATGAGCACATTACAGGGGACCGAGGTACACAGTCCTTGATTGATGAAACACATTTTCCAAGCCTCCAAGCTCAGGGCCACCCTGTCTCTGCACTCAGGCCTCAACACATGGGCCATAGCCAGCGCCTGCCCCCGAGCcccctgcctgggcctccctTGGCCCTGAGCCTATGTCTCCCTGCCAGAGATTCACAGCCTCTACGACTCCTCGGAATCCTCCAGCTATGTGGAGAATGGGACGGAATTCACCATCCACTATGGATCTGGGAAGGTCAAAGGCTTCCTGAGCCAGGACCTGGTGACTGTAAGTGAGGCCATCCCAGGTCATCTGACCTCCTGCCCATCTTGTCCCTAGACGCCTCCTGCCAGCCTAGGGCCTGTGGTTGGGGAAGGTACAGGCCCGTCCACCTTGGAGCCCGGAGAGCTGAAGAGCACCCTCCTTTGCTACTTCTCTCCAGAGCTGCAAAGCACCTGGGGCAGAGCAGACCTGAGCTCCTGGCTCAACCTGGGTGATCTGTGGAGGCCTTTCCATCTAATGCACTCATAGGGTTTGTCCTGAGCCCCACAGCCTGCAGTCAGGTaacctgcctgaggtcacccagctcTGACTGGGCTCTTAACTAGACCCTAGACTGAAATCCAGAGTCAGAGtcggggtcaggggtcaggggtcaggggtaTTGTCATCCTTAGGGTCAGCGTCACTTTTGGAGTCAGGCTTAGGTTTTAAGGTCATAGTTGAGTTCAGAGTTTGGGATTAGGGTCAGTCCTGGTTTTCACTGTCACTTGGCCTGTGTCTGACCCTCCTCCATTTCTGGGTTTCTCCAGCTACTGCTCTGACAGAGTTAGGGGAAGGGTACATATGGAACTGAGAGGAAATCAGTATGAGCCCTTACTCCCCCTTGTCCGTGAAATTAGGGAAAAAGGATCATGAAGGGCAGGCCTGGCTGTGCTGGAGAAATCCTCGGCCCATCATGGGGGTAGGGGACCAAAACCCAGTCCTACCGATGTGAAAGCTGGGCTACTGGGGAGCTCCTGGCATCTTTTCTTCTACTACTATTGCTTGGCAATACCACCTTCTCAGCCTCTGCCCCTTCCAGTCCCTCTGGACTCTGCCGCCTACATGTTTATTAGGAGAGGTGATATGCATGTAGTGTTGATGAAATGGTCTTACTCCAGATTGTCACACCCTGGGGCCCGTGTGTGCCCCGAGGCCCCAGTGTGGAAGTCTAGACCAGACCCTGGCCAGGGTACAGGCTGTGGGCTTGGTCTCCTCTGGTCCTTCCTCCAACAGGTGGGCGGAATCACAGTCACACAGACGTTTGGAGAGGTCACGGAGCTGCCCCTGATACCTTTCATGCTGGCCAAGTTTGATGGTGTTCTGGGCATGGGCTTCCCTGCACAGGCCATTGGGGGGGTCACCCCCGTCTTTGACCACATCCTCTCCCAAAGGGTGCTGAAGGAGGACGTCTTCTCTGTCTACTACAGCAGGTAGGCCTGGACTCCAGGGGCAgaggcggggagagggaaggaggcaggagagctGGGAGGGTAGGAAGAGAGTTCTAGGCCAGGATTTTGATGTATTCAGGATCAGGTGGTATTCAATCCATATCTAGAGCTATACTATCCAGTATGGAAGCCAAtgcttaaa
The genomic region above belongs to Phocoena sinus isolate mPhoSin1 chromosome 1, mPhoSin1.pri, whole genome shotgun sequence and contains:
- the REN gene encoding renin isoform X5; translation: MPSVWESLKERGVDVARLGAEWSQLTKTLSFGNRTSPVVLTNYLDTQYYGEIGIGTPPQTFKVIFDTGSANLWVPSTKCSPLYTACEIHSLYDSSESSSYVENGTEFTIHYGSGKVKGFLSQDLVTVGGITVTQTFGEVTELPLIPFMLAKFDGVLGMGFPAQAIGGVTPVFDHILSQRVLKEDVFSVYYSRNSKNSHLLGGEIVLGGSDPQYYQENFHYVSVSKTGSWQIRMKGVSVRSTTLLCEEGCMVVVDTGASYISGPTSSLRLLMETLGAKELSTDEYVVNCNQVPTLPDISFHLGGRAYTLTSADYVLQDPYNSDDLCTLALHGLDVPPPTGPVWVLGASFIRKFYTEFDRRNNRIGFALAR